A DNA window from Pontimonas salivibrio contains the following coding sequences:
- the rplL gene encoding 50S ribosomal protein L7/L12, which produces MAKMSTDDLIEAFKELSLIELSEFVKKFEEVFEVTAAAPVAVAAAGAPAAGDGGAEVEEKDSFDVILEAAGDKKIQVIKEVRALTSLGLGEAKALVDGAPSAVLEGANKETAEKAKEQIEAAGGTVTLK; this is translated from the coding sequence ATGGCTAAAATGTCTACCGACGACCTCATTGAGGCGTTCAAGGAACTCTCGCTCATTGAACTGAGCGAATTCGTCAAGAAGTTCGAAGAGGTCTTCGAAGTTACCGCAGCCGCTCCGGTTGCTGTCGCAGCTGCCGGTGCACCTGCCGCCGGTGACGGTGGCGCCGAGGTTGAAGAGAAGGACTCTTTTGACGTCATTCTCGAAGCCGCTGGCGACAAGAAAATCCAGGTCATCAAAGAGGTGCGTGCTCTCACCAGCCTCGGCCTCGGTGAAGCCAAAGCCCTCGTTGATGGAGCCCCCAGTGCAGTTCTGGAAGGTGCTAACAAAGAGACCGCTGAGAAAGCCAAAGAGCAGATCGAAGCTGCTGGCGGAACCGTCACGCTCAAGTAG
- the rplJ gene encoding 50S ribosomal protein L10, with product MATKEATVAELTTNFRESAAVWLTDYRGLSVSELKELRSALRADASYAVVKNTLTKIAAKEAGIDVLDDLLVGPSALTFVYGDPVNAAKALRNFAKDHPALVIKGGYFEGAPLSAEEVDAFAKLESREVLLGKLAGAVKASLFAAAYLFTAPQASAVRAIDQLRQKKESQGA from the coding sequence ATGGCGACAAAGGAAGCAACGGTCGCAGAGCTCACGACGAATTTTCGTGAATCTGCTGCGGTGTGGCTGACTGACTATCGGGGACTGAGTGTCTCGGAGTTGAAAGAACTCCGCAGTGCTCTGCGTGCCGATGCCAGCTATGCCGTGGTGAAGAACACGCTGACAAAGATTGCAGCCAAAGAAGCGGGCATCGACGTTCTCGATGACCTCCTCGTTGGCCCTTCCGCTTTGACTTTCGTTTACGGGGATCCCGTGAACGCTGCCAAAGCTCTGCGCAACTTCGCTAAAGACCACCCCGCCCTGGTCATTAAGGGCGGCTACTTCGAAGGTGCACCACTGAGTGCTGAAGAAGTTGACGCATTCGCGAAGCTCGAATCCCGCGAGGTGCTGCTTGGCAAACTCGCCGGTGCCGTCAAGGCTTCGCTGTTTGCTGCCGCGTATCTGTTTACTGCTCCGCAGGCATCTGCCGTTCGGGCAATCGACCAGTTGCGTCAGAAAAAAGAATCTCAGGGCGCGTAA
- the rplA gene encoding 50S ribosomal protein L1 produces MAHSKQYQKAKELLTPGHFYSPKEAVALAKQSGSAKTDSTVEVALKMGLDSRKADQMVRGTVSLPNGTGKTARVIVFATGAAAEAAKEAGADEVGGTELIEKVAGGYTSFDSAVSTPELMGQVGKLGKVLGPRGLMPNPKTGTVTPDVAKAVNDIKGGRIEFRIDKHANMHFVIGKASFTEEQLLENFTTALEEINRVKPASSKGRYIQKAAMSTTFGPGIPLDVSQV; encoded by the coding sequence ATGGCACACTCCAAGCAATACCAGAAGGCTAAAGAGCTTCTCACTCCCGGCCACTTCTACTCGCCCAAAGAGGCAGTGGCTCTGGCCAAACAGTCCGGTTCAGCGAAAACCGACTCCACCGTTGAGGTGGCCCTCAAAATGGGTCTTGACTCCAGAAAAGCCGACCAAATGGTCCGCGGTACAGTCTCGCTGCCGAACGGCACCGGAAAGACTGCCCGCGTCATCGTGTTTGCCACCGGCGCTGCTGCGGAAGCAGCAAAAGAGGCCGGTGCTGACGAAGTGGGTGGCACTGAACTGATCGAGAAAGTTGCCGGAGGCTACACGTCGTTTGATTCCGCCGTGTCTACCCCGGAGCTCATGGGTCAGGTCGGAAAGCTCGGTAAGGTACTCGGGCCCCGTGGCCTTATGCCGAACCCCAAGACCGGCACCGTGACACCAGATGTCGCAAAAGCGGTCAATGACATCAAGGGTGGACGTATCGAGTTCCGCATTGACAAGCACGCCAACATGCACTTCGTAATCGGTAAAGCAAGCTTCACCGAAGAGCAGCTGTTGGAAAACTTCACCACTGCTTTAGAAGAAATCAATCGTGTGAAGCCGGCAAGCTCGAAGGGCCGCTACATCCAGAAGGCCGCCATGTCGACCACCTTTGGTCCCGGTATTCCTTTGGATGTCAGCCAGGTCTAA
- the rplK gene encoding 50S ribosomal protein L11, giving the protein MAQKKVAGLIKLQIQAGQANPAPPVGPALGQHGVNIMEFCKAYNDATESQRGNVIPVEITVYEDRSFSFITKTPPAAELIKKAAGVKKGSGVPHTDKVANITPAQVREIAEMKQQDLNANDIEAAAKIIEGTARSMGITVG; this is encoded by the coding sequence ATGGCACAGAAGAAAGTTGCTGGGCTCATTAAGCTCCAGATCCAGGCTGGTCAAGCCAACCCTGCCCCACCCGTGGGTCCGGCCCTTGGTCAACACGGCGTCAACATCATGGAGTTTTGCAAGGCCTACAACGACGCAACAGAATCCCAGCGGGGAAACGTCATTCCGGTGGAAATCACCGTCTACGAGGACCGCTCGTTCAGCTTTATTACCAAAACTCCGCCTGCGGCGGAGTTGATTAAGAAAGCTGCTGGTGTGAAGAAGGGCTCTGGAGTCCCCCACACTGACAAAGTGGCCAACATCACTCCTGCTCAGGTGCGAGAGATCGCCGAAATGAAACAGCAGGATCTAAACGCCAACGACATCGAGGCTGCCGCCAAGATCATCGAAGGTACTGCCCGCAGTATGGGCATCACCGTCGGCTAA